A region of Lycium barbarum isolate Lr01 chromosome 1, ASM1917538v2, whole genome shotgun sequence DNA encodes the following proteins:
- the LOC132630402 gene encoding uncharacterized protein LOC132630402: MFYPGRGKCQKRKRDGSIPLQVVHEVPWKLWTWWNEMDVLEHTKIFKHMGFLTNIMKIDPRRDVIDALLSFWDPTKNVFRFSDFELTPTLQEIAGYTGLGENLHRQKLAAPRLISVNSFLTKMNIAKRKEDEKKKGKEEFLDEGWESLDKGWVSLEFLYERYGRRDGFERFGKRLSNKGNFEIWKDHSRFAFMVAFLGIMVFPRRGQKINIRLAGIVDVLTTKKDHTIVPMILADIYRALTVCQKGKGYFEGCNILLQMWIVEHIFRPRHVARFVHDRSDYISSYETRVKDYKQPDGVEAWIGEFRSLTSDKITWNFPWFPWREVIYTSTHRPFLLLMGIRGVQPYVPLRVLRQLGRCQIIPVVEDMTNFVFEVRPEIPLPEGLVVEIWNGCRVMTFDTMVTERHSGEVHPGYPIWLENQPVVKVQPKRSAKGPVDYEAEMDIKIAMAMKEHHAANLLLQADLERARASLAQQQMEYEEKIRQARLEVEADYQSTLQIIHTDLEHARAIIQQRDVEIAEERAKTAALQGKL, translated from the coding sequence ATGTTTTATCCGGGCCGTGGGAAGTGTCAAAAGAGGAAGCGAGATGGGAGTATACCACTTCAGGTTGTTCATGAGGTCCCTTGGAAACTTTGGACATGGTGGAATGAAATGGATGTGCTAGAACACACAAAGATCTTTAAGCATATGGGGTTCTTGACCAACATTATGAAAATCGACCCTAGGAGGGACGTGATTGATGCTTTGCTATCCTTTTGGGACCCTACAAAGAATGTGTTCCGATTTTCAGACTTCGAGTTGACCCCTACCTTACAGGAAATTGCTGGCTATACCGGACTTGGTGAGAACCTACACCGCCAAAAACTTGCAGCCCCAAGACTTATTTCTGTGAACAGTTTCCTCACAAAAATGAACATCGCTAAGCGCAAAGAGGATGAGAAGAAAAAGGGCAAGGAAGAATTTCTGGATGAGGGTTGGGAATCCCTGGACAAAGGATGGGTTTCTTTAGAATTCTTGTATGAGAGGTACGGGAGAAGAGACGGGTTTGAGAGGTTTGGAAAGAGGCTCAGTAATAAAGGaaattttgaaatttggaaaGACCACAGTCGTTTTGCCTTCATGGTGGCATTTTTAGGAATAATGGTCTTCCCAAGACGGGGGCAGAAAATCAACATCCGTTTAGCCGGGATAGTAGACGTCTTGACCACAAAGAAGGATCATACCATTGTGCCAATGATCTTAGCAGATATTTATCGGGCCTTGACGGTTTGCCAAAAGGGAAAGGGTTACTTTGAAGGGTGTAACATATTATTGCAAATGTGGATAGTGGAGCATATCTTCCGACCCCGTCACGTGGCAAGATTTGTTCATGATCGGAGTGATTACATTTCAAGCTATGAAACTAGGGTAAAGGATTATAAGCAACCGGACGGTGTGGAGGCATGGATTGGAGAATTTCGTTCATTAACGTCAGATAAGATCACTTGGAACTTCCCTTGGTTCCCTTGGAGAGAAGTCATATACACATCTACACATCGCCCATTTCTCTTATTGATGGGTATAAGGGGTGTTCAACCGTACGTACCATTACGAGTTTTACGACAATTGGGTCGGTGCCAGATAATACCTGTAGTAGAAGACATGACGAATTTTGTATTTGAGGTAAGACCAGAAATCCCCTTGCCTGAAGGATTGGTTGTGGAGATTTGGAATGGCTGTCGGGTAATGACATTCGATACAATGGTTACCGAGCGTCATTCGGGGGAAGTGCATCCGGGATACCCTATATGGCTTGAGAACCAACCAGTTGTGAAAGTTCAACCCAAGAGATCCGCAAAAGGGCCAGTAGATTATGAAGCCGAAATGGACATAAAAATCGCGATGGCGATGAAGGAGCACCATGCCGCCAATCTACTCTTACAAGCAGATTTAGAGCGTGCTAGAGCAAGCTTGGCCCAACAACAAATGGAGTATGAGGAAAAGATCAGACAAGCCCGTTTAGAAGTAGAAGCAGATTATCAATCCACACTGCAAATTATACACACAGACCTGGAGCACGCTAGGGCTATAATTCAGCAGCGGGATGTAGAAATTGCCGAGGAAAGGGCCAAAACAGCCGCACTACAGGGAAAGCTTTAA
- the LOC132608910 gene encoding uncharacterized protein LOC132608910, whose protein sequence is MQRSNLVPPSDIRQEQHFAHDFAFGAPDPYHQTLHFSPLIDSEGPAKNAVTHLGHEYRGPAKNAVTHLSAEYGVATKNVEHDEMVRKMKSLEQAMKNLHGSGSYKSVSYSDLCMFPSVHLPPGFKTPKFDKYDGHGDPIAHLRRYCNQLRGAGGNQELLMAYFGESLTGLASEWFIDQDIVKWHTWDDMANEFVQQFQYNIDLVPDKKSLTNLKKKVTESFREFAVRWREQAARVKPPMREGEMVETFLHAQDETYYQHMIPTLGKPFIEAIIMGEIIEEGIKTGRIVGFAALKATTQAIQNGSGSFGGKKKKEDVATVAPGLLAKPEGPASPIHSTPTPTPTPKLHPRSI, encoded by the coding sequence ATGCAAAGGTCAAACCTTGTGCCACCATCTGACATCCGTCAAGAGCAGCATTTTGCACACGATTTTGCATTTGGGGCTCCTGATCCTTATCATCAGACTCTACATTTTAGTCCTCTAATCGATTCTGAAGGACCtgctaagaatgcggttacgcatcttggcCATGAATATAGAGGTCCtgctaagaatgcggttacgcatcttagcGCTGAGTATGGAGTTGCTACTAAGAATGTAGAGCATGACGAAATGGTTAGGAAGATGAAAAGTCTAGAACAAGCTATGAAGAACTTGCATGGATCAGGAAGCTATAAAAGCGTTTCATACAGTGATTTGTGTATGTTCCCGAGTGTTCACTTACCTCCGGGGTTTAAGACACCGAAGTTTGACAAGTACGATGGGCACGGTGATCCCATAGCTCATTTGAGGAGATACTGCAACCAACTGAGAGGAGCTGGGGGTAATCAGGAATTGCTCATGGCTTACTTTGGGGAGAGTCTCACTGGTTTAGCTTCGGAATGGTTTATTGATCAGGACATTGTGAAATGGCATACTTGGGATGATATGGCAAATGAGTTCGTGCAACAATTTCAGTACAATATTGATCTGGTTCCTGATAAAAAGTCTCTAACCAACCTGAAGAAGAAAGTTACCGAAAGTTTTAGGGAGTTTGCGGTTCGTTGGCGTGAACAAGCAGCAAGGGTAAAGCCACCAATGAGAGAAGGAGAGATGGTGGAGACTTTTCTCCATGCACAAGATGAGACATATTATCAACACATGATCCCAACCCTAGGAAAACCGTTCATTGAGGCCATTATAATGGGAGAAAtaatagaagaaggaatcaaaacaGGACGCATTGTCGGCTTTGCCGCGTTGAAGGCAACAACCCAAGCCATTCAAAATGGTTCAGGGAGTTTTGGtggaaagaagaaaaaggaagacgTAGCTACGGTTGCGCCTGGGCTACTGGCGAAACCCGAGGGGCCCGCCTCGCCAATACACtcaaccccaaccccaaccccaaccccaaaaCTACACCCAAGATCCATATAA